TTTTCATTGCCTGAGCAGGCAGGCAGCCCCCCCCTCCCCAATGGCTTCTTATAAGACATAAGTCGAAATTCCGACCAAAGTCGCAGGGAGAAATATCAGTAACCACTTTAAACTGACTGATATAAAAGGAAAAAACTCAATCAAAGGCTCAAAAAACAATAACAACATCAGAAAAGCCTGTCATAGAGGAAGCTTTACTATGGAAATGAAAGACAATATGAAGGGTTACGACTATAAGCTTGGATTCAGCGAACTTATCATACTGACCCTATCATTTGGCAGCATTCTCGCAGCCTTGCATTTTTTCTTAGGCAGTGTTTTCTAAAGCGTTTTCTGATCGCAGTATGTGCAACAAGATTCATTAAAAGCGGCCGGTTTAACCGGCCGTTTTTAATGAACAGGAAGTAATCATCAGGCAGTGATGGTTTTCACGCCTTCTTCAGTACCCAGCAACAGTACATTGGCTGGTCGGGCAGCAAATAAGCCGTTAGTGACTACACCAACGATCTGGTTGATTGCCTCTTCCGTAGCAACCGGATCAATAATTTGCATATTCCAGACATCCAGAATGACATTACCATTGTCAGTCATGACGCCTTCCCGGTAAGCCGGATCACCACCCAGCTTAACCAGTTCACGGGCAACATAGCTGCGAGCCATTGGAATCACTTCAACGGGCAGAGGGAACTCACCCAACACATCGACTTTCTTGCTGCCATCCGCAATGCAGATAAATTCATCCGCCACGGCCGCTACAATTTTTTCACGGGTCAGTGCCGCGCCACCCCCTTTGATCAGGTGCAAGTGTTCATTGGTTTCATCAGCGCCATCGATATAAAAGCGCAGGCTGGAAACACTGTTCAGATCATAAACGGGAATACCGTGACCTTTAAGACGTTCTGCAGAGGCTTCAGAACTGGCCACACAGCCATCAAATTTCGTCTTGTGATCTGCCAGGGCATCAATAAAGAAGTTAGCGGTTGAACCTGTACCGATACCAATGATCATGTCATCTTCCAGATGTGGAAGAATACGTTCCAGAGCGGCTTCTGCCGTTGCCTTTTTCAGTTCGTCCTGAGTCATTACGTTACCTTCACCAGCATGGGACATGGGGAAAACGGGAATTATACTAC
Above is a genomic segment from Endozoicomonas euniceicola containing:
- the rpiA gene encoding ribose-5-phosphate isomerase RpiA — protein: MTQDELKKATAEAALERILPHLEDDMIIGIGTGSTANFFIDALADHKTKFDGCVASSEASAERLKGHGIPVYDLNSVSSLRFYIDGADETNEHLHLIKGGGAALTREKIVAAVADEFICIADGSKKVDVLGEFPLPVEVIPMARSYVARELVKLGGDPAYREGVMTDNGNVILDVWNMQIIDPVATEEAINQIVGVVTNGLFAARPANVLLLGTEEGVKTITA